The following proteins are co-located in the Osmia lignaria lignaria isolate PbOS001 chromosome 12, iyOsmLign1, whole genome shotgun sequence genome:
- the LOC117602985 gene encoding uncharacterized protein LOC117602985: MLRNSKRRQKQIGKHRETSEDQTENTMLRSPSEYYNMLYIYAQCNGNAELAAERYRETCGVTANAPSAHCFRSLAARAYTTGSLMPERRNTGYSTRSSALQEERVLAEFERDNTASIREISRRTNVNRSTVHRILKDQD; encoded by the exons ATGCTAAGAAATTCGAAAAGAAGACAGAAGCAAATCGGCAAGCATAGAGAGACAAGTGAAGACCAAACTGAAAACACCATGTTGCGTTCACCGTCGGAATATTACAACATGCTTTACATTTACGCACAGTGCAACGGTAACGCGGAACTCGCTGCCGAGCGGTACCGCGAGACCTGCGGTGTCACCGCGAATGCACCGAGTGCTCACTGCTTCCGAAGCCTGGCTGCACGGGCCTACACCACCGGCTCGTTGATGCCAGAGAGAAGAAATACCGGCTACTCCACCCGTTCTTCTGCGTTACAGGAAGAGCGAGTTCTTGCAGAATTTGAACGAGACAACACCGCCAGCATACGCGAGATCAGCCGACGCACCAA TGTTAACCGATCAACCGTACATCGGATCCTAAAGGATCAGGATTAG
- the Clbn gene encoding nuclear export mediator factor NEMF homolog Clbn — MKTRFNSYDIVCTVTELQQLIGMRVNQIYDIDHRTYLIRLQRSEEKRVLLLESGNRIHTTAFEWPKNVAPSGFSMKMRKHLKNKRLESLTQVGVDRIIDLQFGSGEAAYHVILELYDRGNIVLTDHEMTILNILRPHTEGDKIRFAVKEKYPVNRAHQNTMPPMEEIQNRLQNAKAGESLKKVLNPLLEFGSAVIDHVLLKHGFTVGCKIGKDFNIVEHMPNLISALNCADEMMDFARKNVSKGYIIQKKESKLTPDGKEDFIYANIEFHPFLFEQHKDFPFKEFDSFDVTIDEYFSTMEGQKLDLKVLQQEREALKKLDNVKKDHDQRLISLEKTQEIDKQKAELISRNQMLVDNAILAIQSALANQMAWPDIKILLKEAESRGDPVASAIKQLKLDTNHISLLLHDPYQDSDEESELKPMLIDIDLAHTAFGNARKYYNQKRSAAKKQQKTIESQDKALKSAEKKTKQTLKEVQAIHSINKLRKIYWFEKFYWFISSENYLVIGGRDQQQNELIVKRYLKSGDIYVHADLTGASSVVIKNPGGGPVPPKTLAEAGTMAVAYSIAWEAKVVAGAWWVNNDQVSKTAPTGEYLTTGSFMIRGKKNYLPPCQLVMGLGFLFRLEDSSIERHKDERRVRVIDDESEPAEALVEDDREIELIGDSDEDEQPEKKDSLDPIQEESKADLIMKENDVNQDSSDEDDNRSKFPDTQIKIDVSGPKVKLHIDNNQTSATVQKDLDHVVYLGDDKPVIIKTTAKVKSSIHNPSKNENKEETTEAETKKDGQVVLKRGQKGRLKKMKGKYKDQDEEDRRLSMQVLQSAGAAKEDKKKNRNKDPSGPKQPTKKKGASKPVQPQNSQVVDNIEEEDTGPGPEVDMLDQLTGKPVTEDELLFAVPVIAPYNTLLNYKFKVKLTPGTGKRGKAAKTAVAVFMKDKEITSREKDLLKAVKEELVARNIPGKVKISAPQIQKLKK; from the exons ATGAAGACCCGATTTAATTCCTACGATATTGTTTGCACTGTAACTGAACTACAGCA ACTAATTGGTATGCGCGTAAATCAAATTTATGACATTGATCATCGAACATACCTTATACGTTTGCAACGAAGCGAAGAAAAACGTGTTCTTTTGCTGGAATCTGGCAATAGAATTCATACAACAGCATTTGAATGGCCAAAAAATGTAGCACCATCCGGATTTTCTATGAAA ATGCGCAAAcatcttaaaaataaaagactTGAAAGCCTTACTCAAGTAGGAGTGGATCGAATAATAGATCTACAGTTTGGAAGTGGTGAAGCAGCATATCATGTAATCTTAGAACTGTACGATCGTGGTAACATAGTTTTGACAGATCATGAAATGaccattttaaatatattaaggcCTCATACAGAAGGGGATAAAATTAG GTTTGCTGTTAAGGAGAAGTATCCTGTGAATAGAGCTCATCAAAATACAATGCCACCCATGGAAGAAATTCAAAATCGTCTTCAGAATGCTAAAGCAGGAGAAAGTTTGAAGAAAGTATTAAATCCACTTCTAGAATTTGGTTCTGCCGTAATTGATCATGTTTTGTTAAAACATGGATTTACAGTTGGCTGCAAAATAGGCAAAGATTTCAATATTGTAGAACACATGCCGAATTTAATTTCAGCATTAAATTGTGCAGATGAAATGATGGACTTTGCTCGGAAAAATGTCTCTAAAGGATATATTATACAAAAGAAAGAATCAAAACTAACACCAGATGGCAAAGAGGATTTTATATATGCCAACATTGAATTCCACCCCTTTTTATTTGAACAGCATAAAGATTTTCCATTTAAAGAATTCGATTCCTTCGATGTCACGATAGATGAATATTTCTCTACAATGGAAGGTCAAAAGTTAGATTTAAAAGTTTTGCAACAGGAACGCGAAGCTCTTAAGAAATTGGATAATGTAAAGAAAGATCATGACCAGAGATTAATATCACTAGAGAAAACTCAGGAAATAGACAAACAAAAAGCAGAATTAATTTCCCGAAATCAAATGTTAGTGGACAATGCTATATTAGCTATACAAAGTGCCCTTGCAAATCAAATGGCTTGGCCAGATATAAAAATTCTCTTAAAGGAGGCAGAGAGTAGAGGAGATCCTGTTGCATCTGCAATTAAACAATTGAAACTAGACACAAACCATATTTCTCTGTTGTTACATGATCCTTATCAAGATAGTGATGAAGAATCGGAGTTGAAGCCTATGTTGATTGATATTGATCTAGCACACACAGCTTTTGGAAATGCTAGAAAATATTATAATCAAAAGAGGTCGGCAGCTAAAAAACAGCAAAAAACAATAGAGTCTCAAGATAAAGCTTTAAAGTCAGCAGAGAAGAAAACGAAACAAACATTGAAAGAAGTACAAGCTATTCACAGTATCAATAAATTAAGGAAAATATATTGGTTCGAAAAATTCTATTGGTTTATTAGCTCGGAAAATTACCTGG TAATTGGTGGAAGAGATCAACAGCAGAAcgaattaattgtaaaaagGTATCTCAAATCTGGAGATATATACGTTCATGCCGATTTAACTGGTGCTAGTTCTGTAGTAATTAAAAACCCAGGTGGTGGACCGGTACCACCAAAAACGTTAGCTGAAGCTGGCACAATGGCTGTTGCTTACAG TATTGCATGGGAAGCTAAAGTAGTAGCGGGAGCATGGTGGGTAAATAACGATCAAGTGTCCAAGACGGCTCCAACTGGCGAGTATCTTACTACTGGATCGTTTATGATTCGtggaaaaaagaattatttaccACCGTGCCAATTGGTTATGGGATTAGGATTCTTATTCCGATTAGAAGACAGTTCAATTGAAAGACACAAGGATGAAAGAAGAGTCAGAGTTATAGATGATGAAAGTGAACCTGCAGAAGCATTAGTTGAAGATGATCGAGAAATAGAATTAATAGGGGATTCTGATGAAG atgaacagcCTGAGAAGAAAGATAGTTTAGATCCGATTCAAGAAGAATCTAAAGCAGATTTAATTATGAAAGAGAATGATGTTAATCAAGATTCTAGCGATGAAGATGATAATAGATCTAAATTTCCTGATACTCAAATTAAAATAGATGTTTCTGGTCCAAA GGTAAAATTGCACATTGACAATAATCAAACATCAGCTACGGTGCAAAAGGATTTAGATCATGTGGTTTATTTAGGAGATGATAAGCCTGTAATAATAAAAACTACCGCCAAGGTAAAGAGTTCGATACACAATCCTTCTAAAaacgaaaataaagaagaaacgaCTGAAGCAGAGACTAAAAAGGATGGCCAAGTAGTATTAAAACGTGGACAAAAAGGAAGATTGAAAAAGATGAAAGGGAAATATAAAGATCAAGATGAAGAAGACAGAAGGTTGTCTATGCAAGTTCTTCAA TCAGCAGGTGCTGCAAAAGAagacaagaaaaaaaataggaataAAGATCCATCTGGACCAAAGCAACCAACAAAGAAAAAGGGTGCATCAAAACCAGTTCAACCACAAAATTCTCAAGTTGTAGACAACATTGAAGAAGAAGATACTGGTCCGGGACCGGAAGTAGATATGTTGGATCAATTAACAGGAAAACCTGTTACAGAAGACGAATTGTTATTTGCAGTACCAGTAATAGCTCCTTACAAtacattattaaattacaa ATTTAAAGTAAAGTTAACACCGGGAACCGGCAAAAGAGGGAAAGCAGCTAAAACTGCCGTGGCAGTATTTATGAAAGATAAAGAGATTACTTCAAGAGAAAAAGACTTGTTAAAAGCTGTTAAAGAAGAATTGGTAGCTAGAAATATTCCTGGAAAAGTTAAAATAAGTGCTCCACAAATACAAAAACTGAAAAAGTAA